Proteins encoded by one window of Bradyrhizobium sp. B097:
- the nifT gene encoding putative nitrogen fixation protein NifT yields the protein MKIMIRRSPDAGLSIYVPKKDLEEPIVESEYETLWGGWIKIANGWVLDLPEMASDTPLPITINAKKRGENGDDP from the coding sequence ATCCGCCGCTCTCCAGATGCAGGCCTGTCGATCTACGTGCCGAAGAAGGATCTCGAAGAGCCGATCGTGGAATCTGAGTACGAGACGCTCTGGGGCGGCTGGATCAAAATAGCAAATGGTTGGGTGCTCGATTTGCCCGAGATGGCGAGCGACACACCATTGCCGATCACAATCAACGCCAAAAAACGGGGAGAGAACGGGGACGATCCGTGA